A genomic window from Streptomyces mirabilis includes:
- a CDS encoding GAF domain-containing protein encodes MHDPVPRLPSLLEAVLSVGTDLELRATLQHIVDAAAELTEARYAALDMTDPGRDGLTGIRTAERPEQPEPPEPPESTESPKPPESPKPPELVVPIHVDDEFFGDLRLAGKRDGPFTDEDEQLVRVLATQAGIAIGNARLYETARQRERWIEGAAAVTTALLSGENAADALMTVAERARRLAEASAGVILQPTEDGGMEIVTASTLDDPGDIVGVVIEPGSPLLEQLLGGEAVFIDDSATDPRMTTRVRHRFGPSMMLPLQAGGRLLGTLALPRRRGGRPYTAVERLLATQFASQAALALVHAEAQHSRERLAVYEDRDRIARDLHDLVVQRLFATGMMLESTQRTSAGKGDTNKDVHAMLGRAVDELQSTVQEVRSAIFALQQPPADAPTTYRGKVLREAAGAGAVLGFQPSTRFIGAVENRLAEPVAGRLLTALRRALTAASRRAGVSRVEITVDVTAPLPDGRPGVRLTVFDDGDAGNGRAEGGGSEGGGAEGGAGTTVTWQSPL; translated from the coding sequence ATGCACGATCCGGTCCCCCGCCTGCCGTCGCTCCTGGAAGCCGTCCTCAGCGTCGGCACCGACCTCGAACTGCGGGCCACGCTCCAGCACATCGTGGACGCCGCCGCCGAGCTCACGGAGGCTCGGTACGCGGCGCTGGACATGACCGATCCGGGACGGGACGGTCTCACGGGGATCCGTACGGCGGAACGGCCCGAACAGCCGGAGCCGCCCGAGCCGCCGGAATCGACGGAGTCGCCGAAGCCGCCGGAGTCGCCGAAGCCGCCGGAACTGGTCGTGCCGATCCACGTCGACGACGAGTTCTTCGGCGACCTGCGCCTCGCCGGGAAGCGCGACGGCCCGTTCACGGACGAGGACGAACAACTCGTACGGGTCCTGGCGACCCAGGCCGGCATCGCGATCGGCAACGCCCGGCTCTACGAGACGGCGCGGCAGCGCGAGCGCTGGATCGAGGGCGCGGCGGCCGTCACCACCGCGCTGCTCAGCGGCGAGAACGCCGCCGACGCGCTGATGACGGTCGCCGAACGGGCCCGGCGCCTGGCCGAGGCCTCGGCCGGTGTCATCCTCCAGCCCACCGAGGACGGCGGCATGGAGATCGTGACCGCCTCCACGCTCGACGACCCCGGTGACATCGTCGGCGTCGTGATCGAGCCGGGCAGCCCCCTTCTCGAACAACTCCTCGGCGGTGAAGCGGTGTTCATCGACGACTCGGCGACCGACCCCCGGATGACCACGCGCGTACGGCACCGGTTCGGGCCGAGCATGATGCTGCCGCTCCAGGCGGGCGGCCGTCTCCTCGGCACGCTCGCCCTCCCCCGCCGGCGCGGCGGCCGTCCGTACACCGCGGTGGAACGGCTGCTCGCCACCCAGTTCGCCTCACAGGCCGCGCTGGCGCTGGTCCACGCCGAGGCCCAGCACAGCAGGGAGCGGCTCGCGGTCTACGAGGACCGCGACCGGATCGCCCGCGACCTGCACGACCTCGTCGTCCAACGGCTGTTCGCGACCGGCATGATGCTGGAGTCCACGCAGCGCACAAGCGCCGGAAAGGGCGATACGAACAAGGATGTGCACGCGATGCTCGGCCGCGCCGTCGACGAACTCCAGTCCACCGTCCAGGAGGTCCGCTCGGCGATCTTCGCGCTCCAGCAGCCGCCGGCCGACGCCCCCACCACCTACCGCGGCAAGGTTCTGCGCGAGGCGGCGGGCGCGGGCGCGGTGCTGGGTTTCCAGCCGTCCACCCGGTTCATCGGCGCGGTGGAGAACCGTCTCGCGGAGCCCGTCGCCGGTCGGCTGCTCACCGCACTGCGCCGCGCCCTGACCGCCGCCTCCCGCCGCGCCGGTGTCTCCCGCGTCGAGATCACGGTCGACGTGACGGCGCCCCTCCCCGACGGACGCCCCGGCGTCCGCCTGACGGTCTTCGACGACGGCGACGCGGGGAACGGCCGCGCGGAGGGCGGCGGCTCAGAGGGCGGCGGCGCGGAGGGCGGCGCGGGTACGACGGTCACCTGGCAGTCGCCCCTGTGA
- a CDS encoding S8 family serine peptidase, whose protein sequence is MTRGPVRRGAALLSAGLVLAVLPTGPAGAAEAAEPAPTRTASTTHTVTLVTGDKVTVTDLDAGKKTVTVERPRGATGAVRTQVTNGAVTVVPDEALPYLRAGTLDRRLFDVSELIRQGLTDRKTAELPLIVTYGKGARAATLRGAEQRRALPSIRGAAVAADKGRTFWQSLTRQGGTVDKVWLDGRVHADLAESNAQIGTPQAWEAGLTGKGVTVAVLDTGVDADHPDLAGRVSVSKSFIDGQEVADRNGHGTHTTSTVGGSGAASDGKERGVAPDATLAVGKVLSDEGSGSDSEIIAGMEWAARDVHAKVISMSLGSTEASDGTDPMAQAVNTLSKETGALFVVAAGNTGAPSSIGSPGAADAALTVGAVDSADQAAYFTSAGPRYGDNALKPDLSAPGVDILAARSQLVAGSGYYTSMSGTSMATPHVAGVAALLAEKHPDWTGAQLKDALMSTSKQLDASAYVLGSGRVSVPDAIAAKVTATGSADLGFHSWPYEADRPVTKTVTYTNSSDSSVELSLAVRGAADGVATLADSTLTVPAHGSASTTVTGDGSKAPVGDTSGQIVASVGGTPVAHTVFGLVKEEERYTLTVHVKDRAGEPTAAYLAVQRLAAGVDPFPASVDDSGTLKLRLRPGAYSLTSFLDVHGSHGADSLGLGFLAAPEVTLDRDRELTLDGRQLREIRAEVKRRTETRQLLMEYDRNAGGSDQFGAVQVPVKYDSVFAAPTAKVTQGTFEYRTVWRLGKPLLEVKGVGEAVAQPGGTLIEGRSKLPLVDVGTGPFTGVSGKAVLATLADGVEPAALAQAAQDAGAEALFVTDGAAGRLNAWFGTDDGADRQLQIATLNAADAARLRAVGQVEMTGTRNTPYVYDLSEGHEGAIPRGDLTYEPGARELAVLGSRFHAAEPVSGSEFRYSVTDAFPIGIGFQERIDYPAERTDYVSTGTGQTWMESVNLGAGALEERSGLVHYRGGSHATLNWFKPVWHAWLGTGLGWGQERAGNQIQFNTPGWGDSGPDHTGFGDVWSDDTGMTQFTSVYQDGTLVDRRKSSGAYVWDAPADEHTYKVVTDTTLDPDRWTLSTKGHSEWTLRSAATPADRWTFLPLINLGYDIDTDLAGAVRGGRVPVGIHAEYVKGAPGTGTIGGGKLEVSYDDGKSWRTVPLSGGGGAASWKGTLSVPRGAEFISLRASARDDRGGSVSQEVIRAVGVR, encoded by the coding sequence ATGACCAGAGGACCAGTCAGACGGGGGGCGGCTCTGCTGTCCGCCGGGCTCGTGCTCGCCGTACTGCCCACGGGGCCGGCGGGCGCGGCCGAGGCAGCCGAGCCGGCCCCGACACGAACCGCCTCCACCACCCACACCGTCACTCTCGTCACCGGCGACAAGGTGACCGTCACCGACCTCGACGCCGGCAAGAAGACGGTCACGGTCGAGCGGCCCCGAGGGGCCACGGGGGCGGTCCGTACCCAGGTGACGAACGGCGCCGTGACCGTCGTACCGGACGAGGCACTGCCCTATCTGCGGGCGGGCACCCTCGACCGGCGGCTGTTCGACGTGAGCGAGCTGATACGTCAGGGGCTCACCGACCGGAAGACGGCCGAGCTGCCGCTGATCGTGACGTACGGGAAGGGAGCGCGCGCGGCCACCCTGCGCGGGGCCGAGCAGAGGCGCGCGCTGCCCAGCATCCGGGGCGCCGCCGTCGCCGCCGACAAGGGGCGCACGTTCTGGCAGTCCCTCACCCGGCAGGGCGGGACGGTCGACAAGGTCTGGCTCGACGGACGCGTGCACGCCGACCTGGCCGAGAGCAACGCCCAGATCGGGACGCCGCAGGCCTGGGAGGCCGGTCTCACCGGTAAGGGTGTCACGGTCGCGGTGCTCGACACGGGGGTGGACGCCGACCATCCCGACCTCGCCGGACGGGTCTCCGTCAGCAAGAGCTTCATCGACGGGCAGGAGGTCGCCGACCGCAACGGGCACGGTACGCACACGACGTCCACGGTCGGCGGCAGCGGTGCCGCCTCCGACGGCAAGGAGCGGGGTGTCGCGCCCGACGCGACGCTCGCTGTCGGCAAGGTACTCAGCGACGAGGGCTCGGGCAGCGACTCGGAGATCATCGCGGGCATGGAGTGGGCCGCGCGGGACGTGCACGCCAAGGTGATCTCCATGAGCCTCGGCTCGACCGAGGCGAGTGACGGCACGGATCCCATGGCGCAGGCGGTGAACACGCTGTCCAAGGAGACCGGCGCCCTCTTCGTCGTCGCCGCGGGCAACACCGGCGCCCCCTCCTCCATCGGCTCGCCCGGCGCTGCCGACGCCGCGCTGACCGTCGGCGCGGTGGACTCCGCCGACCAGGCCGCCTACTTCACCAGCGCAGGACCGCGCTACGGCGACAACGCCCTCAAGCCCGACCTGTCCGCACCCGGCGTCGACATCCTGGCGGCCCGCTCCCAGCTCGTCGCCGGCAGTGGTTACTACACCTCCATGAGCGGTACGTCGATGGCGACGCCGCATGTCGCCGGTGTGGCCGCCCTGCTCGCCGAGAAGCACCCCGACTGGACCGGCGCCCAGCTCAAGGACGCCCTGATGTCGACGTCGAAGCAACTCGACGCGTCCGCCTATGTGCTGGGCTCGGGCCGGGTGAGCGTGCCGGACGCGATCGCCGCGAAGGTCACCGCCACCGGAAGCGCCGATCTCGGGTTCCACAGCTGGCCGTACGAGGCGGACCGGCCCGTCACGAAGACCGTGACGTACACCAACTCCTCGGACTCCTCCGTCGAGTTGAGCCTCGCCGTGCGGGGCGCCGCCGACGGGGTGGCCACCCTCGCCGACTCCACGCTCACCGTCCCCGCGCACGGCAGCGCGTCGACGACCGTGACGGGCGACGGCTCGAAGGCGCCCGTGGGCGACACCTCCGGGCAGATCGTCGCGTCCGTCGGCGGCACGCCCGTCGCGCACACCGTGTTCGGTCTGGTGAAGGAGGAGGAGCGGTACACGCTCACCGTCCACGTCAAGGACCGCGCGGGCGAGCCGACCGCCGCCTACCTCGCGGTGCAGCGACTCGCGGCGGGCGTGGACCCGTTCCCGGCCTCGGTCGACGACTCCGGCACCCTGAAACTCCGGCTCAGGCCGGGGGCGTACAGCCTCACCTCCTTCCTCGACGTGCACGGCAGTCACGGCGCCGACTCGCTCGGGCTCGGCTTCCTCGCCGCGCCCGAGGTCACCCTCGACCGGGACCGCGAGCTCACCCTCGACGGACGGCAGCTCCGGGAGATCCGGGCCGAGGTGAAGCGGCGGACCGAGACCCGGCAGCTGCTCATGGAGTACGACCGCAACGCGGGCGGCTCCGACCAGTTCGGCGCCGTCCAGGTGCCCGTGAAGTACGACAGCGTCTTCGCCGCGCCGACCGCGAAGGTCACCCAGGGCACCTTCGAGTACCGGACCGTGTGGCGGCTGGGGAAGCCGTTGCTGGAGGTGAAGGGCGTCGGCGAGGCCGTCGCCCAGCCGGGCGGGACCCTGATCGAGGGCCGGAGCAAGCTGCCGCTGGTGGACGTCGGGACCGGACCGTTCACCGGGGTGAGCGGCAAGGCCGTGCTCGCGACACTCGCCGACGGTGTCGAGCCCGCCGCCCTCGCCCAGGCGGCCCAGGACGCGGGCGCCGAGGCGCTGTTCGTCACCGACGGCGCGGCCGGACGGCTCAACGCCTGGTTCGGCACGGACGACGGCGCTGACCGGCAGCTGCAGATCGCCACGCTGAATGCGGCGGACGCGGCACGGCTGCGGGCCGTTGGGCAGGTCGAGATGACCGGGACGCGCAACACGCCGTACGTCTACGACCTCTCGGAAGGGCACGAGGGGGCCATTCCGCGCGGCGACCTGACGTATGAACCGGGCGCGCGTGAACTCGCCGTGCTGGGCTCCAGGTTCCACGCGGCCGAACCCGTCTCCGGCAGTGAGTTCCGCTACTCGGTCACCGACGCCTTCCCCATCGGGATCGGCTTCCAGGAGCGGATCGACTACCCCGCCGAGCGGACCGACTACGTCTCCACGGGCACCGGACAGACGTGGATGGAGTCCGTGAACCTCGGGGCGGGCGCGCTGGAGGAGCGCAGTGGGCTCGTCCACTACCGCGGGGGCTCGCACGCGACGCTGAACTGGTTCAAGCCGGTCTGGCACGCGTGGCTCGGCACCGGGCTCGGCTGGGGACAGGAGCGCGCGGGCAACCAGATCCAGTTCAACACGCCCGGCTGGGGCGACTCCGGGCCCGACCACACGGGCTTCGGCGACGTGTGGAGCGACGACACCGGGATGACCCAGTTCACGTCCGTGTACCAGGACGGCACCCTGGTCGACCGGCGCAAGAGCTCCGGCGCGTACGTGTGGGACGCGCCCGCCGACGAGCACACCTACAAGGTCGTCACGGACACCACCCTCGACCCGGACCGCTGGACGCTGTCCACCAAGGGGCACTCCGAGTGGACCCTCCGCTCGGCGGCGACGCCCGCGGACCGCTGGACGTTCCTGCCGCTCATCAACCTCGGCTACGACATCGACACCGACCTCGCGGGCGCGGTGCGCGGCGGCCGGGTGCCGGTGGGGATCCACGCCGAGTACGTGAAGGGCGCGCCCGGCACCGGAACCATCGGGGGCGGGAAGCTGGAGGTGTCCTACGACGACGGGAAGTCGTGGCGGACGGTCCCGCTGTCGGGCGGTGGCGGCGCGGCGTCCTGGAAGGGGACGTTGAGCGTGCCGCGCGGCGCGGAGTTCATCTCCCTGCGGGCCTCCGCACGGGACGACCGGGGCGGCTCGGTGAGCCAGGAGGTCATCCGGGCGGTGGGGGTGCGATAG
- a CDS encoding SDR family oxidoreductase, whose amino-acid sequence MVGASSGLGRCIGGDLGRRGDRVALLARRRDRLVDAAQEAGPDALAVACDVTDESSCRAAVEEAAAGLGGIDALVYATGIGPLAPVEKLDAGAWRRAMDTHVIGAALATSAALPHLTKSGGVARTCPPSAGRSRRPGRGSRPTT is encoded by the coding sequence GTGGTCGGGGCGTCGAGCGGACTGGGCCGGTGCATCGGGGGCGACCTGGGGCGCCGCGGCGACCGGGTCGCCCTGCTGGCACGCCGACGCGACCGGCTGGTCGACGCGGCGCAGGAGGCGGGCCCGGACGCGCTCGCCGTCGCCTGTGACGTGACCGACGAGTCCTCCTGCCGGGCGGCGGTCGAGGAGGCCGCCGCCGGGCTGGGCGGCATCGACGCCCTCGTCTACGCCACCGGCATCGGTCCCCTCGCCCCGGTCGAGAAACTCGACGCCGGCGCCTGGCGCCGCGCCATGGACACTCATGTGATCGGCGCGGCGCTGGCCACGAGCGCCGCGCTCCCGCATCTGACGAAGTCGGGCGGGGTCGCCCGTACCTGTCCTCCATCGGCGGGTCGCTCACGCCGTCCTGGCCGGGGTTCGCGGCCTACCACGTGA
- a CDS encoding SDR family oxidoreductase — MTQRRVVVSGGGTGIGLATAEAFAADGDRVVLLGRREDVLRKAADTLNGQYGESTASWCAADLADPEQVGRARDFITADETPVDVLVANAGGNVAREPDGTLASIADSYRDNFDANVLTAVLLTEALLPHMRRPGGRIVQLSSIASLRGPGSYGGSKAWVNTYTYALAQRVGPEGITVNAVAPGFVGDTEFFGARATPEFIASRVGQTLTGKPGHPSEIAAAVRYVASPEAAYLTGQLLHINGGAALGR; from the coding sequence ATGACTCAGCGACGTGTGGTGGTGTCCGGCGGCGGTACCGGGATCGGCCTGGCGACGGCGGAGGCGTTCGCCGCGGACGGGGATCGGGTGGTGCTCCTCGGCCGCCGCGAGGACGTGTTGCGCAAGGCGGCCGACACCTTGAACGGCCAGTACGGCGAGTCGACGGCGAGTTGGTGCGCGGCGGACCTCGCCGACCCCGAACAGGTGGGTCGGGCAAGGGATTTCATCACGGCGGACGAGACCCCGGTGGACGTGCTGGTGGCCAACGCGGGCGGCAACGTGGCCCGTGAGCCCGACGGAACGCTCGCCTCCATCGCGGACAGCTACCGCGACAACTTCGACGCCAATGTGCTGACCGCGGTCCTGCTCACCGAGGCCCTGCTCCCCCACATGCGCCGCCCCGGCGGCCGTATCGTGCAGCTCTCCTCCATCGCCTCGCTGCGCGGGCCCGGCTCGTACGGCGGCTCCAAGGCCTGGGTCAACACGTACACCTACGCCCTCGCGCAGCGCGTCGGCCCCGAGGGCATCACCGTGAACGCGGTCGCCCCCGGTTTCGTCGGCGACACGGAGTTCTTCGGCGCCCGCGCGACACCGGAGTTCATCGCCTCCCGGGTCGGCCAGACCCTGACCGGCAAGCCGGGTCACCCCTCCGAGATCGCCGCCGCCGTCCGGTACGTGGCGTCACCGGAGGCGGCGTACCTGACGGGGCAGCTGCTGCACATCAACGGAGGCGCGGCGCTGGGCCGTTAG
- a CDS encoding rod shape-determining protein, protein MTASLERLRRCHFAVDLGAARTRVYVKGAGLVVDQPSVAAINTRNGALIAVGEFAEKMTGRTPDYIRVMRPVSGGTVVDIEMAQRMLRQLLGDKVRRALRRKPRLRAAACTPHDADPLAQRAAIETLVGLGARRVELVDTLIAAAVGCGLPVEQPEATMIMVCGAAATQVAVLCLGSIVTAERIPVGGEAVDRAIVQHLRHQHELMLPSQSVRPLQLALSGNGLTPHGPESTEIHGRDVATGLARSVQVDTAAVRDAIQTPLTAVLDGIGKVLRACPPDLVADLADRGIMMVGGSALLPGLDQMLRQATGMPVHIAERPDVCAVQGLGYMLEGKIAPLTLDPLAL, encoded by the coding sequence ATGACCGCCAGCCTCGAGCGGTTGCGCCGCTGTCACTTCGCCGTCGACCTGGGCGCGGCCCGGACCCGGGTGTACGTGAAGGGCGCGGGGCTGGTCGTCGATCAGCCTAGTGTCGCCGCGATCAACACCCGGAACGGCGCGCTGATCGCGGTCGGAGAATTCGCGGAGAAAATGACGGGCCGTACCCCCGACTACATCCGGGTCATGCGGCCGGTGTCCGGCGGTACGGTCGTCGACATCGAGATGGCCCAGCGCATGCTGCGCCAGCTGCTCGGCGACAAGGTCCGCCGCGCCCTGCGCCGCAAGCCCCGGCTGCGCGCCGCGGCCTGCACCCCGCACGACGCGGACCCGCTGGCGCAGCGCGCCGCGATCGAGACGCTGGTCGGGCTGGGGGCGCGGCGGGTCGAGCTGGTCGACACGCTGATCGCCGCCGCCGTCGGGTGCGGGCTGCCCGTCGAACAGCCGGAAGCCACCATGATCATGGTGTGCGGGGCGGCCGCCACCCAGGTCGCCGTGCTGTGCCTGGGGTCCATCGTGACCGCAGAGCGCATTCCGGTGGGCGGCGAGGCCGTCGACCGTGCGATCGTGCAGCACCTGCGCCACCAGCACGAGCTGATGCTTCCTTCGCAGTCGGTGCGGCCCCTGCAGCTCGCCCTCTCCGGCAACGGGCTCACCCCGCACGGCCCGGAGTCCACGGAGATCCACGGGCGGGACGTGGCGACCGGCCTCGCCCGGTCCGTACAGGTCGACACCGCCGCCGTACGCGACGCCATCCAGACCCCGCTGACCGCCGTACTCGACGGGATCGGGAAGGTGCTGCGGGCCTGCCCGCCCGACCTGGTGGCCGACCTCGCCGACCGCGGCATCATGATGGTCGGCGGCAGCGCGCTGCTGCCGGGCCTCGACCAGATGCTGCGGCAGGCGACGGGCATGCCGGTGCACATCGCCGAGCGTCCCGACGTGTGCGCGGTGCAGGGCCTGGGCTACATGCTGGAGGGCAAGATCGCGCCGCTGACGCTGGACCCGCTGGCGCTCTGA